A region of Candidatus Acidiferrales bacterium DNA encodes the following proteins:
- the folE gene encoding GTP cyclohydrolase I FolE, whose amino-acid sequence MNEVKVELELEDLIREMLVKLEEDPDREGLKKTPYRVARAYEFLTKGYNQDIESVMNNAIFEEKYSSMVLVKDIDFFSLCEHHLLPFFGKVHVAYIPDGKIVGLSKMPRIVEVFARRLQVQERMTQQIADTLYDYLSPRGVGVVIEAQHLCMMMRGVEKQNSIATTSAMLGEFREDVKTRDEFLNLINRR is encoded by the coding sequence ATGAATGAAGTAAAAGTCGAATTAGAACTTGAAGATTTGATACGCGAGATGCTCGTTAAACTCGAAGAGGATCCCGATCGCGAGGGTCTGAAGAAAACTCCATATCGTGTCGCGCGGGCGTATGAGTTTCTTACAAAGGGGTATAACCAGGATATCGAGTCTGTCATGAACAATGCCATCTTCGAAGAAAAGTACAGCTCGATGGTTCTGGTCAAGGATATCGACTTCTTCAGCTTATGTGAACACCATCTGCTTCCGTTCTTTGGAAAGGTGCATGTGGCGTATATACCGGACGGAAAGATAGTCGGTCTCTCCAAGATGCCCCGCATCGTGGAGGTATTTGCAAGACGCCTGCAAGTTCAGGAAAGGATGACGCAGCAGATTGCGGACACTTTGTACGATTACCTTTCGCCTCGCGGGGTTGGCGTCGTCATCGAAGCGCAGCATCTTTGTATGATGATGCGGGGAGTCGAGAAACAGAATTCGATTGCGACTACGAGCGCGATGCTTGGCGAATTCCGTGAAGATGTGAAGACGAGGGATGAATTTCTGAATCTCATTAACCGAAGGTAA
- a CDS encoding SDR family NAD(P)-dependent oxidoreductase, translated as MGLRGKVAIITGASKGIGKAIAEHYGREGAKLIISARHGEMLHKTNDELKSNGVESMAVIADMAREDDVKKLVKTAADTFGRIDVLVNNAGFGVFKPVSEMTTGEYDELFDVNMRGTFIATREVLKYMTGQNDGVIINIASLAGKNAVENGAAYAATKWAMLGFGKSLMLEVRKYNIRVITICPGSVDTDFSFGHSPNRDRVLKPEDVAEAAVLAASLPARAMMSEIDLRPTNPK; from the coding sequence TTGGGGCTCAGAGGCAAAGTAGCAATTATAACGGGTGCCAGCAAAGGCATCGGCAAGGCAATTGCGGAACATTACGGGCGTGAGGGCGCAAAGCTGATCATCTCGGCCAGACACGGGGAAATGCTTCACAAAACAAACGATGAATTGAAATCGAACGGAGTGGAGTCGATGGCTGTCATCGCCGACATGGCGAGAGAGGACGACGTAAAAAAGCTGGTTAAGACGGCAGCCGACACTTTTGGACGAATTGATGTGCTAGTAAACAATGCCGGCTTCGGGGTATTTAAACCTGTTTCTGAAATGACCACCGGAGAGTATGACGAACTCTTTGATGTCAATATGCGGGGAACATTTATAGCGACCCGCGAAGTGTTGAAATACATGACCGGACAAAACGACGGTGTCATAATTAACATTGCTTCTCTCGCGGGAAAAAACGCCGTCGAGAACGGCGCTGCATATGCGGCAACGAAGTGGGCAATGCTCGGATTCGGCAAGAGTCTCATGCTGGAGGTCCGCAAGTATAATATCCGAGTAATTACGATTTGTCCGGGTTCGGTCGATACGGATTTTTCATTTGGACACTCTCCAAACCGGGATAGAGTCTTAAAGCCTGAGGATGTAGCAGAAGCTGCAGTTCTAGCCGCATCACTTCCCGCACGAGCCATGATGAGTGAAATTGATCTGAGGCCTACGAACCCAAAGTAA